TTTACCGCCGGGGCAAGCCAGAAGCCTGGTGAGTCAAGGCTGGACCTGCTTCACAAAAATTACGCCGTATTAAAGGAAACTCTGCCCAGAATTCTGCGCGGCGGCGAGAGCATACTCCTTATGGTCAGCAACCCGGTGGACGTGCTGACCTATGCCGCCTTGAAAATAACCGGCCTTCCGCCCGAAAGGGTTTTCGGCTCCGGGACGGTGCTGGACAGCTCCCGTTTCCGGCACAGCCTGAGCCGCCATTGCGGCGCCGCGCCGCGAAACATCCACGCCTATGTGGTGGGGGAGCACGGAGACAGCGAGGTATTGCTGTGGAGCATTGCCAATGTTGCCGGCATAGGGATTGACCGTTACTGCGAGCTGGCCGGCATACCCCCGGTAAACCGCCGGGAAGTTGACAGGCAGGTCAGGAATGCAGGATACGAAATAATCAGCCGCAAGGGAGCCACCTATTATGCCGTAAGCCTGGCGGTAAAGCGGATCTGCGAAAGCATCATCCGGGACGAAAATACCGTTATGACCGTAAGCGGCCTGATTGACGGCCAGTACGGCATCAGGGACTGCTGCCTGAGCCTGCCCGCTGCAGTCAGCTCGAAAGGCCGCGGCCGCGCCCTGGAGCTTCCCCTGTCCGCGCATGAGGAGGAAGCCTTAAGGCGTTCGGCGGAAATTTTAAAAACCGCCATAAAAGAAATAAATTTATAAAATTTAAAACCACCCGCTTTTTTTCTTATTACCCTTCCTAATCATTTCCGGCAAAACGCT
The window above is part of the Pelotomaculum thermopropionicum SI genome. Proteins encoded here:
- the Mdh gene encoding malate/lactate dehydrogenases: MQGAPGRKVAVVGAGAVGSAAAYALTISGLATELLLVDINEAKAEGEAMDLAHAAAFIKPVRIYAGTYEDCRDASIIIFTAGASQKPGESRLDLLHKNYAVLKETLPRILRGGESILLMVSNPVDVLTYAALKITGLPPERVFGSGTVLDSSRFRHSLSRHCGAAPRNIHAYVVGEHGDSEVLLWSIANVAGIGIDRYCELAGIPPVNRREVDRQVRNAGYEIISRKGATYYAVSLAVKRICESIIRDENTVMTVSGLIDGQYGIRDCCLSLPAAVSSKGRGRALELPLSAHEEEALRRSAEILKTAIKEINL